A genomic region of Pyrus communis chromosome 14, drPyrComm1.1, whole genome shotgun sequence contains the following coding sequences:
- the LOC137714282 gene encoding pentatricopeptide repeat-containing protein At1g62930, chloroplastic-like, protein MDEAKKILEQMLSKGSIVDAYSYSIFINGYCKHRRIDEALMLFEEMSSSRVVPNVVTYTILMDDLCIGGKVESARDLFRGLSSRGLQPNTRTYNIMIGGFCNGGLMSEVVKLFKEMEEKGCSPDSWTFNIIRRGFFNNNETSEEMRLIQRMVEKGFFCRCINCGIDN, encoded by the exons ATGGACGAGGCGAAAAAGATTTTGGAACAAATGCTCAGCAAGGGATCCATTGTTGATGCTTATAGTTATAGCATATTCATAAATGGCTATTGTAAGCATAGAAGAATAGATGAGGCACTGATGCTTTTTGAGGAAATGTCTAGCAGCAGAGTCGTTCCTAATGTCGTTACTTATACCATTCTCATGGATG ACTTGTGCATTGGTGGGAAAGTTGAATCTGCAAGGGATCTATTTCGCGGATTATCATCAAGAGGTCTTCAACCTAATACCAGGACGTATAACATAATGATTGGTGGATTTTGTAACGGAGGGCTAATGAGCGAAGTGGTAAAGTTATTTaaagaaatggaagagaaaggTTGTTCTCCAGATAGTTGGACATTTAACATAATCAGACGAGGTTTTTTCAATAACAACGAGACATCAGAAGAGATGAGACTTATTCAACGAATGGTGGAGAAGGGTTTTTTCTGCAGATGCATCAACTGCGGAATTGATAATTGA
- the LOC137716551 gene encoding pentatricopeptide repeat-containing protein At1g07740, mitochondrial, with the protein MFHSRAKSINLLRHCGSNPLQSHHQPYQTFRSNKPKTTIPRRRQRLHRNTAKLRRPIPFVSDVKATQDPEEALSLFHEYHQMGFKHDYPSYSALLYKLARRRNFEAVDAVLGLVRDRNIHCKDTLFIALIQHYGKADLVEKAVDLFHQMPSFNCVRTLQCFNELLNVLVDGGRFSDADEIFGRCSTLGFRPNSISYNIMIKGWLQKGDWEEAWKVFDEMLEKKVQPSVVTYNSLIGFFSRKGELEKATGLFEDMRQKGKYPNAVTYALLMEGLCLAGKHDEAKKMMFDMEYRGCKPRLVNYGVLMSDLGKRGKIEEAKSFLQEMKKRRFKPNVVIYNILINFLCKEGRAAEAYKVLVEMQVGGCEPNAATYRMMVDGFCQIEDFEGGSKVLTAMLASRHCPRLETFECLVTGLLKCGKINDACFVLEEMEKRNMQFHLEAWEALVVDACGEDIVACDVVTELGSAH; encoded by the coding sequence ATGTTCCATTCAAGAGCCAAATCGATCAACCTTCTCCGTCATTGCGGCAGCAATCCCCTGCAATCCCATCACCAACCATATCAGACTTTCCGCTCCAACAAACCCAAGACCACCATCCCTCGCCGCCGCCAACGACTTCACAGAAACACCGCAAAGCTCCGCAGGCCGATACCTTTCGTCTCCGATGTCAAAGCAACGCAAGACCCAGAAGAGGCTTTGTCTCTCTTCCACGAGTACCACCAAATGGGCTTCAAACACGACTACCCTTCTTACTCTGCTCTTCTCTACAAGCTCGCTCGCCGCCGGAATTTCGAAGCCGTCGACGCCGTTCTCGGCCTTGTCCGAGATCGAAACATTCACTGCAAAGATACCCTTTTCATTGCTCTGATTCAACATTACGGGAAAGCCGATTTGGTAGAGAAAGCCGTCGATCTTTTTCATCAAATGCCTTCTTTTAACTGTGTCCGTACGTTGCAGTGCTTCAATGAGCTCCTTAATGTGCTTGTTGATGGCGGTAGGTTTTCAGATGCGGATGAGATATTTGGGAGGTGTTCTACATTGGGTTTTCGTCCGAATTCGATTTCGTATAATATAATGATCAAGGGGTGGCTTCAGAAGGGCGACTGGGAAGAAGCATGgaaggtgtttgatgaaatgcttGAGAAAAAGGTGCAACCTAGTGTTGTGACGTATAATAGTCTTATAGGGTTTTTCAGTAGAAAGGGTGAGTTGGAGAAAGCTACTGGTTTGTTTGAGGACATGAGACAGAAAGGGAAATACCCGAATGCGGTGACATATGCATTATTGATGGAAGGTTTGTGCTTGGCGGGGAAGCATGATGAAGCAAAGAAGATGATGTTTGATATGGAGTATCGAGGGTGTAAACCACGGCTTGTGAATTATGGTGTATTGATGAGTGATCTTGGAAAGAGAGGGAAGATTGAGGAGGCAAAGTCTTTCCTTCAGGAGATGAAGAAGAGGCGGTTTAAGCCGAATGTTGTGATTTATAACATATTGATTAACTTTCTGTGCAAGGAAGGCAGGGCTGCGGAGGCTTACAAAGTCTTGGTTGAAATGCAAGTTGGAGGCTGTGAGCCGAATGCAGCTACTTACAGGATGATGGTTGATGGGTTTTGTCAGATAGAAGATTTTGAGGGAGGTTCTAAGGTTTTGACTGCAATGTTGGCAAGTAGACATTGTCCTCGTTTAGAAACATTTGAATGTTTAGTTACAGGCCTATTAAAGTGCGGGAAGATCAATGATGCTTGTTTTGTCTTGGAGGAGATGGAAAAGAGAAATATGCAATTTCATTTGGAAGCTTGGGAAGCTCTAGTTGTGGATGCTTGTGGAGAGGATATTGTTGCATGTGACGTTGTGACTGAACTAGGCTCTGCCCATTAA